tagaccctacgggttcgggagacatgcagacatgatcgagatgttctccggtcaataaccaacagcgggatcaaggactcaatcgatcccgtatacaattccctttgtctagcggtatggtacttgcccgagattcgatcgtcggtataccgataccttgttcaatctcgttaccggcaagtctctttactcgttccgtaacacatcatcccgtgatcaaccccttggtcacattgtgcacattatgatgatgtcctaccgagtgggcccagagatacctctccgtttacacggagtgacaaatcccaatctcgattcgtgccaacccaacagacactttcagagatacccgtagtgtacctttatagccacccagttacgttgtgacgtttggcacacccaaagcactcctacggtatccgggagttgcacaatctcatggtctaaggaaatgatacttgacattagaaaagctttagcatacgaactacatgatcttgtgctaggcttaggattgggtcttgtccatctcatcattctcctaatgatgtgatcccgttatcaacgacatccaatgtccatagccaggaaaccatgactatctgttgatcacaacgagctagtcaactagaggcttactagggacatggtgttgtctatgtatccacacatgtatctgagtttcctatcaatacaattctagcatggataataaacgattatcatgaacaaggaaatataataataatacttttattattgcctctagggcatatttccaacatgggctCCCCAGCGCCTCCATCTACGAGCCCATGTCCAAGTCTCTCTTCGAGCCAGCGTTGGAACACCTCCACCTTCCTGCATCACTCAGCCTCATTAGGTCCCATGTGCATCATCTCCCAGCCACCCGGGAGTGCACTACACGGTAATAGCATACTCATCCTACTTGATGTAGTAACATATTGTTCCAGCCCTCTCTTTCTTGTACTTTTATAGCACAAACAATACTGGAATTCCTTCTACGCACATCTTCAAGTTCATCATCTTATGTCTTACTTTATTCAACCAATAAGTACATTCACAAAaagaaaggatacattcttagtTCTTACAATGTTGAGATGCAGCTTGACCAATTTTGACTTGATAGCACATCACAGTTTTCATGAGGGATGCAAGGGACAACGATGTTTGCACCGGGCTTCCAGCTTCCTTTCCCATCCACCATTAGTTGTCTCGCTGACCTCGTCCGGCCTCCACTGCCAGGCCTCCTCCTCCTGTCCTCTATGAGTATTTTATTCATCCAGCTGAATCTAGACAGCTCAGCGGATACAGTTGTACAGCATCACGATTTTGTTTTTGCCTTTTTCAATCTCATCTGAGATAGCCCTGTGCATGCATGATCGTTGTGCAGTGTCtcgattttgtttttcctttttcaatCTCACATttgatcttcttctttttttgaaatTTCCATTTTTTACTTAATTCCTTCCTAATCAATATTTGTACGCACAGATCTTCTTCTTCCTTAATTCCTTCCCAATCAACTTTAATTTTTGTGGTTGCTTATTGCTATCAGATCACAGATGTATATAAATTGGTGGGACGTGGTGTAAGGGAGCGAGTGGGTAATATTTAATAGGAAAACAAGTCTTCTTTTCATTGGGACTGATTCATTGGTCGGGAGTTTGATCCATGAAATTGTCCATGATCTTTTTGCATGCGCCAACTTGTTTGATTATACGAGGTGAGGTCCAAGAGGATGAAAAATCATTTCTATCATGATTCTAGAGAAGATAATTTCGACATTGAGTATATGGACTTGTGGAATTTGTTTAACATGAGAAACCTGCACGCGTCCATGATCATACTATAGACTCTTCTAAGCCAAAGAGGCCAAGAGCATTAAGGCATACGTTGTTTTCATGGATCCTGCCCCTGGGACCAACTCCAAAAAGACATAAATTCTATCTCTGAGTACATGCTCGGGTGTCGTTATCTCAGATAGAGAAACCATGCATCATTTGCCATAAAAATGCACACAAGTCTTTCAAGCTAACCAAATCCTTGTGGTTATCATTCCCTCTTGGAACAAACTATTTTACGATGATACCTTGAGGATCAAACATGACAATGACGAAATAATCGAAACCTCAAAGATACCAAGCATGCAATGGACTGTGCGTTCTAATTTTCGAGGCACACCGAGGGAGCAGCCTATGCTCACAAACATTGCTACAAGCTATTCCACCACTACTTCCCAAATTTGCAACAACCGTTGGGGAGCGTCATGTCTGGTTTTTACGTGTGTGATGGTGTGTATGAGTTGGTCTGTGAGTAAAACCCATTGAAGAGTCACAATATTTTCAAAAACAACATggggggtgatgcagcacctacATGACGCACACAAAAAACTTTGCTTGTAGTAGAGAGGTGTTAGCTCATTTCATTTATGATGAAGTGACCCTCTTCATCAACTATAACTCAGCCGCCAATGGGACCATCTTCTTCGGACAAAGGGCCAGCTGCTGCAATAAGCCATCTTCTTCGGCCAAAGAGCCAACTGCTACCAATAAGTTGTCTTCTTCGGTGAAGGATCCATTTATGATAAAGCCCGATCGCATGACCAATTAGAATAATATCCTTCTAAGCACAAAGACAATGTATTGTGTTTCATAGTTGTTGGATGATATACATCGATTGTGTTGATGTCATATTTGTCACGTAATAATATTTTTTGCTGGATTTAATGAAATTTGTAGGAATTCTGACCTTCAGATCTTGGGAAAGTGCTTCCTCGAGTCCGATAAGTTTACAAATATATACTTTTTTCTATGCCGTTCATGCTGGCACTAATGTGTGTGCAATGTTGATTTACCATATATAAGAATGCATATATTAGCCTTTTTACCTATGAAAGGGACCCTTGTTTGGTATATGATATGGAAAATATGTATTAATGTGTATGTGTAGTGCAACACGGGGTGGTAGAAGTGCAACATGTTATGTAGCTAGTCCCCAAGCAAACATCACTGACTGGTCTCAGTAGGGGGTGGTAGAAGTGTAGCAGGGGGGTGGTACAAGTGCGACATGTTATGTAGCCAACCCCCAACAGAACATCTCACTGACCAGTATCAGCTGGAAGGACAGTCAGTGATGTATTGTTTGTAAAGTGTAGGGGGTGGTAGAAGTGTAGCAGGGGGGTGGTACAAGTGCGACATGTTATGTAGCCAACCCCCAACAGAACATCTCACTGACCAGTATCAGCTGGAAGGACAGTCAGTGATGTATTGTTTGTAAAGTACCTCGAGATAATGAACACCAACCGGTTGTCCTGTCACTATTGTGGGTTACCGCTGACCTATCAACCGGCATGTATGTGATAGATCATTCATCATAGATTTGGAGGCACAAATAGTCCACTCACGCGTAAGTGATGATAAATTTGTTCGATCGGTGCTATTCGGCCATGTGGTAGTGGATGCTATCTTGTAACAACCCCATGTCCCTAAATGTGCGCACAAGCTTGACAAAAGGTGCCCTTCCCAGTCGAAGCATGTTCATACCCTCAGCATCATACCTTTGTAGATGTAGTTTAGATTGGACATCCTCTGGCTATCGCTGGCTAACATTGTACCATAACGGATCACATGATTCCCATTGCGATGAACGACTCTCTTGTGAATCAGCATGACTCTTGGTTGAATCACAACTACCAGTTTGGTTGCCTGAATTTACAGCTTTCAACATTTTTTCCTAGCGAAATCGATGTTGCGGTAAGTAAAGATGAAATCGACCTTACATCCTACCTAAGACCCAACAGTGGTGGTGGTTGTATGCTGCTTACCGCCATTCGAGCCAATGACACGTCCATGCCGAAGGCAGAGAGGAAGGGGACAAGCAGCTCTTGGAGGGGAGAAGCAGGTCCTGGTGCCAGAGATTTAAGCCAACGTCGCCCACTGGCAATAATCACTAAAAGGATGACCCGCAGAAGAAATTTAATCGCTTCTAGAGATCGGAGCCAGAGAAAGATAACACTCCTCAACAGCACAAGCGAGCAAACGGTGGCTGAGACTCGATTTCGCGCCATGCGACACCGACATATGTTTTCTCGTGCCATCTTAATGTCGACCCCCCATACAATGTGGTGTACTTCGTTCCTCTTTTACGCTTGACTAAATTTGACTTGATAGAAACGACCGATTCAAACTTTTCTAACGAGTGACGCTGTGCTTTAAAGTTCATACGTGTACAAGGCCAGCACTTCGTATAGGCAACCAaacgattttttttttttttgggcACCAAACAGGCCCTATGAGACCGAGCACACCGCCAGGTCACAGATCCGCACCTTGTCGCTCCCCACCAACCAGCGCCGAGCACGTGGATCACCGGGGGCAATCCCGGAACTTTTTTTCCCGAACGTTCACAGGAAACCGCCTCGGTCCACGTTTCCCCACCACCCCTCATCTATAAATTGCTGACCCACGCCTCTCCACCCCTCGTCCCAGCCGTTCGAGTTCAACTCCCCAACAAATCCCGCAGCGCAAGTCGAGGAGGAACCGCAGAAGGAGATGGCGCGTACGAAGCAGACCGCCCGCAAGTCCACCGGCGGCAAGGCCCCCCGCAAGCAGCTCGCCACCACCATCGTACGTCTCGCCGCCTCCCTTGTCTCCTTCTTCCCCTGTTCCCATCGGTTGCTATTTCGCTGATGATCGACGGTTTCGATTGTGGCGTTTCCTTTTCAGGCGGCGAGGAAGTCGGCCCCGACCACCGGCGGCGTGAAGAAGCCCCACCGCTACAGGCCCGGCACGGTAGCGCTGAGGGAGATCCGCAAGTACCAGAAGAGCACGGATCTGCTCATCCGCAAGCTGCCGTTCCAGCGCCTGGTGCGGGAGATCGCCCAGGACTTCAAGACCGATCTGCGCTTCCAGAGCCACGCCGTGCTCGCGCTCCAGGAGGCCGCCGAGGCGTACCTCGTCGGGCTGTTCGAGGACACCAACCTCTGCGCCATCCACGCCAAGCGCGTCACcatcatgcccaaggacatccaGCTTGCCCGCCGCATCCGTGGCGAACGCGCCTAAAGCCTGGATCGGAGATCCTATACTATCTTGCCCTTCGTTGTAAGATAGCTAGTTGATTCGCTTGTGGTTTCTAGACGTGTTATATACCATGCATAGTACCTCGTGATAGGCAACTTTAATTTCGCTGTAAATATCATATGTAGTCCAAAACAAATAAGTGTATGCTGCTTTTTCTTCTGGTTATGTTTCTGAAAGAACTGCAATATTGGCGTATCATTATCTGTTCAGAGCAATCACGTAATTATTGCCTTCTGTTCTTTCAACCGTTGTTGGAGCTACACATTGACCATGGTAGCAATGGTGATCATGCCAAAATGGATACATTCCATGAGTTCTTAGTTCTTACGCCTTGTGTTCGACTTCTTACGCCTTTTCTTTGACGGAACGTCAATGTTGTTACCGTTTTCATACTTGAATCCTTGTCTATTACACATGTATAGTTTAATGCAAACTACCTCATTTTCTAACTTCTATTGCCCAATACGAACTCCAAAACCAGAGTGATGTGCCTAAGATTTGTAGAACTCCACGGCCTTCAATCCTTCAAACATCATCCCCACTTTAGGCATCAAATCATCTTCACATTCAGGAAGAAAGCACTTTCACGTATGAATAAGTAAGATGAATACGCCCGTGCTCGGTGAAACCAATTGACTTGCATAGAGTGGAACACTTGCTTTCTTTATGGGTGTAATATCCTTCCTCGTTCATCTGCATCTGACACATATTTGTAGATCCCATTGCTGCACCAAGAGGTAGATGATAAGCCTGTAGAACTAACCAGAAAAAGGACACACAATTTGAGAGAAATAGGACCCATGGATTCGGCCCCCACGCCAACTGAAAGACCTGGCCAACGTCATTTTTTTACGTGAATAGCAGGAGCTCTGCCTTTGCATTATAGTAGGAAGAAAGAGGTACAGAACCCATCAGGGAAGATCCGTGTTCAATCACTCATACATCAGTGGGAGGTTCAATCACTCATACTACGATGCATGAAATTTCAAGTGCTCACTCCCTTGAAGCCTGCCTAAAGTACCTGACATCCTCTCGAATTAGCCCCGTCAGAGCAATGGCCGATAGCTCTTTCAGTTCGAAAATTCTTCTGTTCTGCTCCTTCCACAAGTTCCACAGTATGTATGCCGCGAAAGTGATCTCCTCCTTGATCGCCTCTTTTGGCCGGTTAGTAGTGCATAATCTGTCTCAGCAGTCGCACAGCGCAAAATTGGACTGCCGGAACTGAAACCAAGTTTCTTTTGCATATGAGCACAGCAACACAATGTGATCCGCAGTTTTAGGCTCCTGGTCACATAACTTGCACTTATCGTTGTGGGGCCAACCTCGAACCTGTAATCGACATGCAGTCCAATTTCTGTTCTGAATCAAAAGCCAAACATAGAACCTAAATTTCCCTTCCATCTTGCTTTGCCATACTTTGGCCAGCCCTGGTTTATCAATCTTTGTGAGAAATTGCGCCGCATATGCTGAGCTTGCAGTGTAAGTTCTATCTGCAGTAAGACTCCAGACAATTTTATCCGTCTCCGACAATAACGTAATCTATTGCACTTCCTCCCAAAGTTCGATGAACTGTGTGAGCTGCTCGACATTATCCATTCTTTGTAGTCCATGCATGCATTTTCCATTTCACAGTCCATCCTTGACAGTAACAtttttgaatcttgcaagctagaaCATGGCAAGGGCCTTAATACTTGGAGCTTCACCGTTAAGCCATCGGTCTCCCCAGAAGCTTGCAATGCTTCCATTACCTAGTTTGATCTTTGTGCAACTGCTAAACAATTGTTTATCAGTGTCGTCACAAGGTGTTGTCGATCCCTTCCACGGTCTGCCTCTATCCTCCCACCTAAACCACTCCCAGGGCAGCCTTAAGGCCCGGCTGAAACAC
Above is a window of Triticum aestivum cultivar Chinese Spring chromosome 6B, IWGSC CS RefSeq v2.1, whole genome shotgun sequence DNA encoding:
- the LOC123135593 gene encoding histone H3.3 — translated: MARTKQTARKSTGGKAPRKQLATTIAARKSAPTTGGVKKPHRYRPGTVALREIRKYQKSTDLLIRKLPFQRLVREIAQDFKTDLRFQSHAVLALQEAAEAYLVGLFEDTNLCAIHAKRVTIMPKDIQLARRIRGERA